A region from the Actinomycetes bacterium genome encodes:
- a CDS encoding NAD(P)/FAD-dependent oxidoreductase has protein sequence MSSKHQLDDHVAPRRVVIVGGGFAGLFAARAFRHSPVEVTVVDRATHHLFQPLLYQCATGVLSEGQIAVPLRGVLRRYQNVECVLGEVVDFDVEERRVLALRPAGTPLEIPYDDLIVAAGVQQSYFGHDEYQRFAPGMKTLADALTVRRRVFGAFEMAQTATDPAERRRWLTFALVGAGPTGVELAGQIHEVATLTLRDQFRHIDPAEARVLLFDGGTMPLAPFGPKLSARAVKSLTDMGVELHMSSIVTSIDARGLDAKGADGTVVRHEAGTVLWTAGVAAPPLAEQLARQTGAQQDRAGRIAVEPDLTIPGHPEISVVGDLMSLEHLPGVAEVAMQTGFYAAHRIKHQLEQRHGVQKPFRYHDLGSAAYISRGRAVVSVKRFHASGFIGWLAWLGIHLAFLTSFRNRISAVLTWAIAFSRESRRERAFTMMQTVPGEDVYQPQPDRDQRPEGVRP, from the coding sequence ATGAGCTCGAAGCACCAGCTCGACGACCACGTGGCCCCCCGCCGGGTGGTGATCGTCGGCGGTGGGTTCGCCGGGCTCTTCGCGGCGCGTGCCTTCCGGCACAGCCCGGTCGAGGTCACCGTCGTGGACCGTGCCACGCACCACCTGTTCCAGCCGCTGCTCTACCAGTGCGCCACCGGCGTCCTGTCCGAAGGCCAGATCGCGGTGCCTCTGCGCGGCGTCCTGCGCCGCTACCAGAACGTCGAATGCGTGCTCGGTGAGGTCGTCGACTTCGACGTGGAGGAGCGGCGGGTGCTGGCGCTGCGCCCAGCAGGCACGCCGTTGGAGATCCCGTACGACGACCTGATCGTCGCCGCCGGCGTGCAGCAGTCCTACTTCGGCCACGACGAGTACCAGCGGTTCGCTCCGGGGATGAAGACGCTGGCCGACGCCCTCACCGTCCGCCGGCGCGTCTTCGGTGCCTTCGAGATGGCGCAGACGGCCACCGACCCCGCGGAGCGTCGCCGTTGGCTGACGTTCGCGCTGGTCGGGGCCGGGCCGACCGGGGTCGAGCTGGCCGGTCAGATCCACGAGGTGGCCACGCTCACGCTGCGGGACCAGTTCCGTCACATCGACCCGGCCGAGGCCAGGGTGCTGCTCTTCGACGGCGGCACGATGCCGCTGGCGCCGTTCGGCCCGAAGCTGTCGGCCCGTGCGGTGAAGTCGCTGACGGACATGGGCGTCGAGCTGCACATGAGCTCGATCGTCACCTCCATCGACGCCCGCGGCCTCGACGCCAAGGGTGCGGACGGCACCGTCGTCCGGCACGAGGCCGGGACCGTGCTCTGGACCGCGGGGGTCGCGGCGCCGCCGCTGGCGGAGCAGCTCGCCAGGCAGACCGGCGCGCAGCAGGACCGGGCCGGCCGGATCGCCGTGGAGCCGGACCTCACGATCCCCGGGCACCCGGAGATCTCCGTCGTAGGCGACCTGATGAGCCTCGAGCACCTGCCGGGCGTCGCCGAGGTGGCCATGCAGACGGGCTTCTACGCGGCCCACCGGATCAAGCACCAGCTCGAGCAGCGCCACGGCGTCCAGAAGCCGTTCCGCTACCACGACCTCGGCTCGGCCGCGTACATCTCCCGAGGGCGGGCCGTCGTCTCGGTCAAGCGCTTCCACGCCAGCGGGTTCATCGGCTGGCTGGCCTGGCTCGGCATCCACCTCGCGTTCCTCACCAGCTTCCGGAACCGGATCTCCGCCGTGCTCACGTGGGCCATCGCGTTCAGCCGGGAGTCCCGCCGCGAGCGGGCGTTCACGATGATGCAGACCGTCCCCGGCGAGGACGTCTACCAGCCGCAGCCGGATCGCGACCAACGTCCGGAAGGAGTCCGGCCATGA
- a CDS encoding cytochrome ubiquinol oxidase subunit I, whose translation MMLGSVLADGAVLADGPSQLLPAREQMAFTLMVHVILVPFGVALPLITLVMNYLGLRRKDPVAIQLARRWSTVMAIQFAVGAVTGTVLSLEFGLLWPGLMGKWGDVFGIAFGIEGWAFFLEAILVAIYIYGWKRMSPRAHFLVGLPIPIVALVGAFSILSVNAWMNTPQGFELDSAGNPTNVDITQVLFTPILAPQYLHMIAAAYMVAGYLVASVYAVGWLRGRRDRYHRLGFLVPFTVAAIVTPLQFMIGDALARQVFQEQPVKFAAMEIVWETGPDQPEYLFGRLQPDGSIDGGIRIPGLDSFLAGFSRDTVVKGLTEAPAADRPSIREANITHFAFDTMVGVGTVLLGLAFWFGLAWVRRRDMPRSRWFYRCAAVAGVVSVLGLEAGWITAEVGRQPWVVYNEMKVAEAVTDIGAGPIWTSFAVVVVIYSLVVWAFLSVLLKMKLRWRHADAETARAGLPPDIPQQAVPVERDEVAR comes from the coding sequence ATGATGCTCGGGTCGGTGCTGGCCGACGGCGCGGTGCTCGCCGACGGGCCCTCCCAGCTGCTGCCGGCACGGGAGCAGATGGCGTTCACGCTGATGGTGCACGTGATCCTCGTCCCGTTCGGCGTGGCCCTGCCGTTGATCACGCTGGTGATGAACTACCTCGGCCTGCGTCGCAAGGACCCGGTCGCCATCCAACTGGCCCGGCGCTGGTCCACGGTGATGGCGATCCAGTTCGCCGTCGGGGCGGTCACCGGCACCGTGCTGAGCCTGGAGTTCGGACTGCTCTGGCCCGGCCTGATGGGCAAGTGGGGAGACGTGTTCGGCATCGCCTTCGGCATCGAGGGCTGGGCCTTCTTCCTCGAGGCCATCCTGGTCGCGATCTACATCTACGGCTGGAAGCGGATGAGTCCGCGCGCCCACTTCCTCGTCGGCCTGCCGATTCCGATCGTGGCCCTGGTCGGCGCGTTCTCGATCCTGTCCGTCAACGCGTGGATGAACACCCCGCAGGGCTTCGAGCTGGACTCGGCCGGCAACCCCACCAACGTCGACATCACCCAGGTGCTCTTCACGCCGATCCTGGCGCCGCAGTACCTGCACATGATCGCGGCGGCCTACATGGTGGCCGGCTACCTCGTGGCCAGCGTGTACGCCGTCGGCTGGCTCCGCGGGCGCCGCGACCGCTACCACCGGCTGGGCTTCCTTGTGCCGTTCACCGTGGCGGCCATCGTGACCCCTCTCCAGTTCATGATCGGGGACGCCCTCGCACGCCAGGTCTTCCAGGAGCAGCCGGTCAAGTTCGCGGCGATGGAGATCGTGTGGGAGACCGGACCGGACCAGCCTGAGTACCTCTTCGGCCGGCTCCAGCCGGACGGGTCCATCGACGGAGGGATCCGGATCCCCGGGCTGGACTCCTTCCTCGCGGGCTTCAGCCGGGACACGGTGGTCAAGGGACTGACCGAGGCACCGGCCGCGGACCGGCCCAGCATCCGTGAAGCGAACATCACGCACTTCGCCTTCGACACGATGGTCGGGGTCGGGACGGTGCTGCTCGGGCTCGCGTTCTGGTTCGGCCTCGCCTGGGTGCGCCGACGAGACATGCCACGGTCGCGCTGGTTCTACCGCTGTGCGGCGGTGGCGGGCGTCGTGTCGGTGCTCGGTCTCGAGGCCGGCTGGATCACCGCGGAGGTCGGCCGGCAGCCGTGGGTCGTCTACAACGAGATGAAGGTGGCCGAGGCGGTGACCGACATCGGCGCCGGACCGATCTGGACGTCCTTCGCCGTCGTCGTGGTGATCTACAGCCTGGTCGTCTGGGCCTTCCTCAGCGTCCTGCTCAAGATGAAGCTGCGCTGGCGCCACGCCGACGCCGAGACGGCTAGGGCCGGGCTCCCGCCGGACATCCCCCAGCAGGCGGTCCCCGTCGAACGGGACGAGGTGGCGCGATGA
- a CDS encoding cytochrome d ubiquinol oxidase subunit II: MSSTDLVALVLLLLLAAYTCGGGADFGAGMWDLLAGDRDRGARPRSLVDYAMAPVWEANNVWLVFILVVTWTGFPPVFEAVMSTAWVALTLVALGIVARGAAFAIRKPTHRVARRRHLGIVFGLASVLTPFFLAATLGGIASGRIPPGNSKGDPVTSWLNPTSVLFGILGLLAAAFIAAAFLVSDARRFEAPDLEAYFRTRAVVSGSLLLLVMAGGLLVVHEDAKPLYDGLTSGLGLGFAIAAGLFVLATAALLRTGRLRGTRLTAVGALASLVLAWGMAQRPYALPTTLTVDEAAGDPNTMRWLIFVTIVAVALIGPALALLYRLDLTDRLAADHDEDLIEATGAPGR; encoded by the coding sequence ATGAGCTCGACCGATCTCGTCGCCCTGGTGCTCCTGCTCCTGCTGGCGGCGTACACCTGCGGTGGCGGCGCTGACTTCGGGGCCGGGATGTGGGACCTGCTCGCAGGGGACAGGGACCGCGGCGCGCGCCCACGCTCGCTGGTCGACTACGCGATGGCTCCGGTGTGGGAGGCGAACAACGTCTGGCTGGTCTTCATCCTCGTCGTCACCTGGACGGGCTTTCCCCCGGTCTTCGAGGCCGTCATGTCGACCGCCTGGGTCGCGCTCACCCTGGTCGCACTCGGCATCGTGGCGCGGGGCGCCGCGTTCGCGATCCGCAAGCCGACCCATCGGGTCGCCCGGCGTCGACATCTCGGCATCGTCTTCGGCCTCGCGTCTGTGCTCACGCCATTCTTCCTGGCCGCCACCCTCGGGGGCATCGCGTCCGGGCGGATCCCTCCGGGCAACAGCAAGGGGGACCCGGTGACCTCCTGGCTCAACCCGACCTCGGTGCTGTTCGGCATCCTCGGCCTGCTGGCCGCTGCGTTCATCGCGGCCGCCTTCCTGGTCTCGGACGCCCGCCGGTTCGAGGCGCCCGACCTGGAGGCGTACTTCCGGACGCGTGCTGTCGTCTCCGGGAGCCTGCTCCTGCTCGTCATGGCGGGTGGCCTCCTCGTCGTGCACGAGGACGCGAAGCCCCTCTACGACGGTCTCACCTCAGGTCTAGGACTCGGGTTCGCGATCGCCGCCGGGCTCTTCGTGCTCGCGACGGCGGCGCTGCTCCGCACCGGCCGGCTCCGGGGGACCCGGCTGACGGCCGTCGGCGCGCTCGCGTCACTCGTGCTCGCGTGGGGCATGGCCCAGCGGCCGTACGCCCTGCCCACGACGCTGACGGTCGACGAGGCCGCCGGCGACCCCAACACCATGCGGTGGCTGATCTTCGTGACGATCGTCGCCGTGGCGCTGATCGGACCGGCGCTCGCGCTGCTCTACCGGCTGGACCTGACCGACCGGCTGGCGGCCGACCATGACGAGGACCTCATCGAGGCGACTGGGGCACCGGGCCGCTGA